A window of Cryptomeria japonica chromosome 3, Sugi_1.0, whole genome shotgun sequence contains these coding sequences:
- the LOC131874369 gene encoding putative leucine-rich repeat receptor-like serine/threonine-protein kinase At2g24130, which yields MQHLGLLNVGQNQLSGKIPDSLCSPQQLRYLYLQHNNLSGEFPVSLEGCQKLELLDISYHKLGGRIPRGVIASLKNLQFYLNLSSNSLQGFLPQEMSKIVMAQAIDISRNRLTGVIPKTLGGCTALEHLNLSHNAFEGPIPDSLSKLQNLQEMDLSANFLSGSIPMSFGRLKVLNYMNVSFNNLSGQIPDEGLFPNRTVVTLFGGNIGLCGPRTYSLPPCPKLTQEKHSLMKKIVLPVVGTIALILVSFIIGMLWRHKLSRKILHPSNLFFQRLVYQKISYQDLVIATSGFDESNLLGVGNFGSVYKGILRDGKIVAIKALNLDNEESHKSFNTECRVLGRIRHRNLIRVTSAFYYPSLKGLVLQYASNGSLEKHLHPDRDDQVFFKFGLSECLSIALDVAHGMEYLHHDCPMQIVHCDLKPSNVLLDANMTALVTDFGISRLIATPNSTYSLSTTTFALKGSIGYIAPEYGLGGGVSIKGDVYSYGILLLEMVTRKRPSDDMFMGDLNLQNWVRSSFPDRVAEIIDSRLLRDVNANMEENGFLLSFITVGFLCTNESPRERPSMRDVARALENLKRSLTGNAASSNLKSSISDLLRNINPTGLSVSDSQSSTF from the exons ATGCAACATCTCGGACTTCTAAATGTTGGTCAGAACCAGTTATCTGGAAAAATACCGGATTCACTCTGTAGCCCCCAACAACTAAGATATCTTTATCTTCAGCATAACAACTTATCAGGGGAGTTCCCTGTCAGTTTAGAAGGCTGTCAGAAGTTGGAGCTCCTTGACATCTCTTACCATAAACTAGGAGGAAGAATACCTCGTGGAGTCATTGCGAGCCTTAAAAACCTCCAATTCTACCTCAATCTTTCATCGAATTCCCTACAAGGGTTCTTACCACAAGAGATGAGTAAAATTGTAATGGCTCAAGCCATAGACATCTCTAGAAATCGACTTACTGGGGTAATTCCAAAGACTCTAGGAGGCTGCACAGCATTAGAGCATTTAAATCTGTCTCATAATGCCTTTGAAGGTCCAATACCAGATTCACTGTCCAAATTACAAAATCTCCAAGAAATGGATCTTTCTGCCAACTTTTTATCAGGTTCGATACCAATGTCTTTTGGAAGACTAAAAGTACTTAACTACATGAATGTTTCTTTCAATAATTTGTCAGGTCAAATTCCAGATGAAGGGCTGTTTCCAAATAGAACTGTTGTAACATTGTTTGGTGGAAACATTGGCCTATGTGGACCAAGAACCTATTCATTGCCTCCATGCCCAAAGCTGACTCAAGAAAAGCATTCACTGATGAAAAAAATAGTCTTACCAGTTGTTGGAACCATTGCTCTAATATTAGTATCTTTCATTATAGGAATGCTATGGAGGCATAAACTTTCAAGAAAAATATTGCATCCCTCAAACCTTTTCTTTCAAAGGCTCGTCTATCAAAAAATTTCTTATCAAGATCTTGTCATTGCAACATCTGGATTTGATGAGTCGAACTTGCTTGGAGTGGGTAACTTTGGATCAGTCTATAAAGGTATTTTGAGGGATGGTAAAATAGTTGCCATCAAGGCTCTTAATTTAGACAATGAAGAATCTCATAAGAGCTTTAATACAGAATGCAGAGTGTTAGGGAGGATCAGACACCGCAACCTCATCAGAGTGACAAGTGCATTCTACTACCCTAGCTTGAAAGGTTTGGTTCTTCAATATGCATCAAATGGGAGCCTGGAAAAGCATTTGCACCCTGACAGAGATGATCAGGTCTTTTTTAAATTTGGATTGAGCGAGTGTTTGAGCATTGCTTTAGATGTGGCCCATGGCATGGAATATTTACATCATGATTGTCCTATGCAAATTGTTCACTGTGATTTGAAACCTAGCAATGTGCTCCTGGATGCCAACATGACAGCCCTTGTGACTGATTTTGGCATATCCCGTTTAATTGCCACCCCAAATTCCACATATTCACTGAGTACAACAACATTTGCACTCAAGGGATCTATTGGTTATATTGCTCCAG AGTATGGATTGGGCGGGGGTGTTTCCATAAAGGGAGATGTTTACAGTTATGGAATTCTGTTATTAGAGATGGTTACAAGGAAGAGGCCAAGTGATGACATGTTTATGGGAGACCTGAATTTGCAAAACTGGGTGAGGTCATCTTTTCCAGATAGAGTGGCAGAAATTATTGATAGTAGGTTGCTAAGGGATGTGAATGCAAACATGGAAGAGAATGGATTTCTTCTTTCATTCATTACTGTTGGTTTTCTATGCACCAATGAATCGCCAAGAGAACGACCCTCAATGAGAGATGTAGCTAGGGCCTTGGAGAACCTCAAGAGATCTTTGACAGGAAACGCAGCTTCTTCCAATTTAAAATCTTCTATATCAGACCTCCTACGCAATATCAATCCCACTGGATTATCAGTATCAGATAGTCAAAGTTCTACATTTTAG